The Tepidibacter aestuarii genome contains a region encoding:
- the acpP gene encoding acyl carrier protein: MFEKVRDIVADQLGVDNVDEITVETSLIKDLEADSLDAVEIMMALEDEFEIEIPDEEAEKFTCIGDIVKYIESK, translated from the coding sequence ATGTTTGAAAAAGTGAGAGATATAGTAGCAGATCAATTAGGAGTAGACAATGTAGATGAGATTACAGTAGAGACTTCATTAATAAAAGACTTAGAAGCAGATTCATTAGATGCAGTTGAAATAATGATGGCTCTTGAAGATGAGTTTGAAATAGAAATACCAGATGAAGAAGCAGAAAAGTTTACTTGCATAGGAGATATAGTAAAATATATCGAATCTAAATAA
- the fabF gene encoding beta-ketoacyl-ACP synthase II, which yields MKRRVVVTGIGCVTPVGTGIDKFWNNIKNGVCGIDQITRFDTTDFATKIAGEVKDFDASDFIDKKEAKRMDRFTQYAVAASKMAMEDSNIDIDNIDANRFGVIVGSGVGGIETLEEQHTRLMEKGPKRVSPFFVPMMITNIAAGQVSIMLGAKGPNTSVVTACASATHAIGDAFKAIQRGDAEIMVSGGAESPITPLAVSGFCTMKAMSTRNDDPKTASRPFDKDRDGFVMGEGSGMLILEELEHALARNAKIYAEVVGYGATADAYHITAPAEGGEGAARAMEMAINDAGLKLEDVDYINAHGTSTPLNDRNETLAIKSLFKDHAYDLAVSSTKSMTGHLLGAAGAVEAIICSLAINEGFLPPTMNVENQDPELDLDYVVGKGRQKDIKCAITNSLGFGGHNGTLAFKKYE from the coding sequence ATGAAAAGAAGAGTTGTGGTTACGGGTATAGGATGTGTAACTCCTGTTGGAACAGGAATAGATAAATTCTGGAATAATATTAAAAATGGAGTTTGTGGAATAGATCAAATAACTAGATTTGATACTACTGATTTTGCTACTAAGATAGCAGGAGAGGTTAAAGATTTTGATGCTTCTGATTTTATAGATAAAAAAGAAGCAAAAAGAATGGATAGATTCACTCAATACGCAGTTGCTGCATCTAAAATGGCAATGGAAGATTCAAATATCGATATAGATAATATAGATGCAAATAGATTTGGAGTTATAGTAGGATCAGGAGTAGGTGGAATAGAGACATTAGAAGAACAGCACACAAGACTTATGGAAAAAGGACCTAAAAGAGTAAGTCCATTCTTCGTACCTATGATGATAACAAATATTGCTGCAGGTCAAGTATCTATAATGCTTGGAGCTAAGGGGCCTAATACAAGTGTTGTTACTGCTTGTGCATCTGCTACTCATGCTATAGGAGACGCTTTTAAGGCTATTCAAAGAGGAGATGCTGAAATTATGGTTTCAGGAGGAGCTGAGAGTCCTATAACTCCACTTGCTGTTTCTGGATTCTGTACAATGAAGGCAATGTCAACTAGAAATGATGATCCAAAAACTGCATCAAGACCATTTGACAAAGATAGAGATGGATTTGTAATGGGAGAAGGATCAGGTATGCTAATATTAGAAGAACTAGAGCATGCTTTAGCTAGAAATGCAAAAATATATGCTGAGGTAGTTGGATATGGAGCAACAGCAGATGCATACCATATAACAGCTCCTGCAGAGGGTGGAGAAGGTGCTGCTAGAGCCATGGAAATGGCAATAAATGATGCAGGACTTAAGTTAGAGGATGTAGATTACATAAATGCTCATGGAACTAGTACTCCTCTTAACGATAGAAATGAAACTTTAGCTATCAAATCTTTGTTTAAGGACCATGCATATGACTTAGCTGTATCATCAACTAAGTCTATGACAGGGCACTTACTAGGAGCAGCTGGAGCTGTTGAAGCTATAATATGTTCATTAGCTATAAATGAAGGATTTTTACCTCCGACTATGAACGTTGAAAATCAAGATCCAGAGCTTGATCTTGATTACGTTGTAGGAAAAGGAAGACAAAAGGACATTAAATGTGCTATCACTAATTCATTAGGGTTTGGTGGACACAATGGAACACTTGCATTTAAAAAATATGAATAA
- the fabK gene encoding enoyl-[acyl-carrier-protein] reductase FabK — MNRVCELLGIKYPIIQGGMAWIATAELAAAVSNAGGLGLIAAGNAPADVIRNEIKKARELTDKPFGVNVMLLSPFVDDVMEVVYEEKIPVITTGAGNPAKYMEKLKSIGTKIIPVVPSVALAKRMERYGADAVVVEGTEAGGHIGELTTMVLIPQVADEVSIPVIGAGGIADGRGIAAAFALGANAVQVGTKFVCSEECIVHENYKNAIINAKDRDALVAGRSTGHPVRALKNKLMKELIKLEKEGMDSSYIDEKGVGALKKSVIDGDVDNGSVMAGQSAAMVKNIKSCKDIIEDMMNEAKDIMSNLSF; from the coding sequence ATGAATAGAGTATGTGAACTTTTAGGAATAAAGTACCCTATAATTCAGGGGGGGATGGCATGGATAGCAACAGCTGAGCTTGCTGCAGCCGTATCTAATGCTGGAGGACTTGGACTTATCGCAGCTGGAAATGCTCCTGCTGATGTTATAAGAAATGAAATTAAAAAAGCTAGAGAACTTACTGATAAACCATTTGGAGTTAATGTAATGCTGTTATCTCCGTTTGTAGACGATGTTATGGAAGTCGTATATGAAGAAAAAATACCTGTTATAACTACTGGAGCAGGAAATCCTGCTAAGTATATGGAAAAATTAAAATCAATAGGAACAAAGATTATTCCTGTTGTTCCATCTGTAGCTCTTGCTAAAAGAATGGAGAGATATGGAGCGGATGCTGTTGTTGTAGAAGGAACTGAAGCTGGAGGACATATAGGAGAACTTACAACTATGGTGTTAATACCTCAAGTTGCAGATGAAGTAAGTATACCTGTTATTGGAGCAGGTGGAATTGCTGATGGAAGAGGAATTGCAGCTGCATTTGCACTAGGAGCTAACGCTGTTCAAGTTGGAACTAAATTTGTATGTAGTGAAGAGTGTATAGTACATGAAAACTATAAAAATGCTATTATAAATGCCAAGGATAGAGATGCACTAGTTGCAGGTAGAAGCACAGGACACCCTGTTAGAGCTTTAAAGAATAAGCTTATGAAAGAGCTTATAAAGCTTGAAAAAGAAGGAATGGATTCTTCTTATATAGATGAAAAAGGAGTAGGAGCACTTAAAAAATCAGTTATAGATGGAGATGTAGACAATGGTTCTGTAATGGCTGGTCAGAGTGCTGCTATGGTGAAGAATATAAAATCTTGTAAAGATATTATAGAAGATATGATGAATGAAGCTAAGGATATAATGTCTAACTTAAGCTTTTAG
- a CDS encoding stage III sporulation protein AB, translating to MLKIVLIVFILICFFLLGEEIYKSFKKKYSDISDLVKVLEVLNMQLEFGLYTLEEVFEKIGYKKEFDISHFFEMLSLKLKENNKSLDDIVQESIPIITQKTNLGINEIDEITNLINNLGKSDYYSQKRIIDLAIENLKKNEKEAFLEIKTKGILYKKLSLTMGFLLVIIFL from the coding sequence TTGCTTAAAATAGTACTTATTGTATTTATACTAATATGCTTTTTCTTATTAGGAGAGGAAATTTATAAGTCGTTTAAAAAAAAGTACAGCGATATATCAGACCTTGTAAAAGTACTTGAAGTATTAAATATGCAACTTGAATTTGGATTGTACACATTAGAGGAAGTATTTGAAAAAATAGGATATAAAAAAGAGTTCGATATAAGTCATTTCTTTGAAATGTTGAGTCTGAAACTTAAAGAAAATAATAAAAGCTTAGATGATATAGTTCAGGAGTCAATTCCTATAATAACTCAAAAAACAAATCTTGGAATAAATGAAATAGATGAGATAACTAACTTAATAAATAATCTTGGAAAAAGTGATTACTATTCACAAAAAAGAATAATAGATCTTGCCATTGAAAATCTGAAAAAAAATGAAAAAGAAGCATTTTTAGAAATTAAAACAAAAGGTATATTGTATAAAAAACTGAGCTTAACCATGGGATTTTTATTGGTGATAATATTTTTATAG
- the spoIIIAD gene encoding stage III sporulation protein AD: MEFTKLIAVAFIGTILSVLFKKERPEISMAIALITGVAIFTVSIYKINYVINCINDLTKKINISHMYFSTIIKIVGISYLMEFAIQMCKDSGEGAIATKLEFGGKVIILTLSFPILLSILNTIVNIIP, translated from the coding sequence TTGGAATTTACGAAATTAATTGCAGTGGCATTTATTGGAACTATACTATCTGTATTATTTAAAAAAGAAAGACCAGAGATAAGCATGGCTATAGCATTGATTACAGGAGTTGCTATATTTACTGTATCTATATACAAGATAAATTACGTAATAAACTGTATAAATGATTTGACTAAGAAAATAAATATAAGCCATATGTATTTTTCTACAATAATAAAAATAGTAGGGATATCGTATTTGATGGAATTTGCTATTCAAATGTGTAAAGACAGTGGGGAAGGAGCTATAGCTACTAAGCTTGAATTTGGTGGAAAAGTAATAATACTTACACTATCTTTTCCTATACTTTTATCAATACTTAATACGATAGTAAATATTATTCCTTAG
- a CDS encoding beta-ketoacyl-ACP synthase III has product MTNSDLEKIVDTTDEWISSRTGIKKRRIVEDDMATSDIATLAAKKAMESSGITAEEIDLIIVATVTPDMSFPSTACIVQKNIGAINASAFDLEAGCSGFVYALSVGKNFIETGMYKKVLVIGAEALSKILDWTDRNTCVLFGDGAGAAILGEVDENEGILSTYLGADGASGECLKMPGGGSRIPASEQTLNDRLHYIKMEGSEVFKFAVRVMADSAKKSIAIAGLNEEDIDYIVPHQANIRIIQSSAKRLKMPMEKIYVNLHEYGNMSAASIPVALDEAYRKGNIKKGDKIVLVGFGAGLTWASSVIKWSI; this is encoded by the coding sequence ATGACTAATTCTGATTTGGAAAAAATAGTAGATACAACTGATGAATGGATATCTTCAAGAACTGGTATAAAAAAGAGAAGAATAGTTGAAGATGATATGGCTACTTCAGATATTGCTACTCTTGCTGCAAAAAAAGCTATGGAAAGCTCTGGAATAACTGCGGAAGAGATTGATCTTATAATAGTGGCAACTGTTACTCCTGATATGTCGTTTCCATCGACTGCTTGCATAGTTCAAAAAAATATAGGAGCTATTAATGCATCGGCATTTGACTTAGAAGCTGGTTGCTCAGGGTTTGTATATGCATTAAGCGTAGGAAAAAACTTTATAGAAACGGGTATGTACAAAAAAGTGCTTGTAATAGGTGCAGAAGCCTTATCTAAAATTTTAGACTGGACAGATAGAAATACTTGTGTATTATTTGGAGATGGAGCAGGCGCTGCTATATTAGGGGAAGTAGATGAAAATGAAGGTATTTTATCCACGTATCTAGGAGCAGATGGAGCAAGTGGAGAATGTCTAAAAATGCCTGGAGGCGGTTCTAGAATACCTGCAAGTGAGCAAACTTTAAATGATAGACTTCATTACATAAAAATGGAAGGATCTGAAGTGTTTAAATTTGCAGTTAGAGTTATGGCTGACTCGGCTAAGAAAAGTATAGCAATAGCTGGATTAAATGAAGAGGATATAGATTATATAGTACCTCATCAAGCTAATATAAGAATAATACAGTCATCTGCAAAAAGACTTAAAATGCCTATGGAAAAAATATATGTTAATTTACATGAATATGGTAATATGTCTGCTGCATCTATACCTGTAGCGCTTGATGAAGCATATAGAAAAGGGAATATAAAAAAAGGTGACAAGATAGTTTTAGTAGGATTTGGAGCAGGACTTACTTGGGCTTCGAGTGTTATTAAATGGAGTATTTAG
- a CDS encoding stage III sporulation protein AG produces MNLDKKRIYTILAAIIISLILLVSVSGIFDHNADKDYPNANLVDKSESSRGTIVTKEDELEDRLEKILSNIQGVESVKVMITFETNGELEPAFNETVATETTQENDSTGGRRVVTTENKTQTIVTKNNNQGNEPILLKSIEPQVRGVIVVADGAEDTVVKQRLYDAVKTVLQVSSHKIEVYPKNK; encoded by the coding sequence ATGAATCTTGATAAAAAGAGAATATACACCATTTTAGCTGCAATAATAATATCATTAATACTCCTTGTGAGTGTTTCTGGTATATTTGATCATAATGCAGATAAAGATTATCCAAATGCAAATCTAGTTGATAAAAGTGAGTCTAGTAGAGGAACAATAGTTACCAAAGAAGATGAGTTAGAAGATAGGCTTGAAAAAATATTAAGCAATATACAGGGGGTAGAGTCAGTAAAGGTAATGATAACATTTGAGACTAATGGAGAACTAGAGCCCGCTTTTAATGAAACAGTGGCAACAGAGACAACACAGGAGAATGACTCAACTGGAGGAAGGAGGGTTGTAACAACAGAAAACAAAACTCAGACTATAGTAACAAAAAATAATAATCAGGGAAATGAACCTATATTATTAAAATCTATAGAACCACAAGTTAGAGGGGTTATAGTTGTAGCCGATGGTGCAGAAGATACTGTAGTAAAACAAAGACTATATGATGCTGTCAAAACAGTACTTCAGGTATCTAGCCATAAAATAGAGGTTTATCCAAAAAACAAATAA
- the fabD gene encoding ACP S-malonyltransferase, producing MSKIAFVFPGQGSQYVGMGKDVYENYKVSTKIFDKADEVLHMNLKSIMFEGPDEELTKTENTQPAILTLSTALLEVLKDELDVKFDACAGLSLGEYSALVAADALSFEEAVKLVKKRGKYMQEAVPQGVGTMAAILGLDRDILMDVLDEVSSEGIVEAANFNSPGQIVISGEIKAVEKAASLCKERGAKKAVILNVSAPFHSSMLNKAGENLKKELENIHLNSLKLPVVTNVTGNYVEKDEIKDTLVKQVSSSVLWEDSIEKLIEDGFDTFVEIGPGKTLKGFINKISKKSKVKVNIHNVENAATLEKFIQDMKEAE from the coding sequence ATGAGTAAAATAGCTTTTGTATTTCCAGGCCAAGGATCTCAATATGTAGGGATGGGCAAGGATGTATATGAAAATTATAAGGTTTCAACAAAAATATTTGACAAAGCTGATGAAGTTTTACATATGAATTTAAAATCAATAATGTTTGAAGGTCCTGATGAAGAGCTTACTAAAACTGAAAATACTCAACCGGCAATACTTACTTTAAGTACAGCTCTACTTGAAGTGTTAAAAGATGAACTAGATGTGAAATTCGATGCATGTGCAGGACTTTCTTTAGGAGAATATTCTGCTCTTGTGGCGGCTGATGCACTATCTTTTGAAGAGGCTGTAAAGCTTGTAAAAAAAAGAGGTAAATATATGCAAGAAGCAGTTCCTCAAGGTGTAGGTACTATGGCTGCGATACTTGGTCTTGATAGAGATATACTGATGGATGTATTAGATGAAGTATCTAGTGAAGGAATAGTTGAGGCTGCTAACTTTAATAGTCCAGGGCAGATAGTAATATCTGGAGAAATAAAAGCTGTAGAAAAAGCTGCTAGTCTTTGCAAAGAAAGAGGAGCTAAAAAAGCTGTTATATTAAACGTAAGTGCACCTTTTCACTCTTCTATGTTAAATAAGGCTGGAGAAAACTTGAAAAAAGAGCTTGAAAATATACATTTAAATTCTTTAAAACTACCTGTTGTGACTAATGTTACTGGAAATTATGTTGAAAAAGATGAAATAAAAGATACTTTGGTGAAACAAGTGAGTTCATCTGTATTATGGGAAGATTCAATAGAAAAACTTATAGAAGATGGATTTGATACTTTTGTTGAAATAGGTCCTGGTAAAACTCTTAAAGGATTTATAAATAAAATATCTAAAAAATCAAAAGTTAAAGTAAATATCCACAATGTAGAAAATGCGGCTACTTTAGAAAAGTTTATACAAGATATGAAGGAGGCAGAGTAA
- the spoIIIAC gene encoding stage III sporulation protein AC: MGINVDLIFKIGGIGILLSILHTVLTRAGKDEWAYIANLTGVVLVLMMVIKEISNLFNAVKTMFNLY, encoded by the coding sequence ATGGGAATAAATGTGGATTTGATTTTTAAGATAGGAGGTATAGGCATACTTTTATCTATACTGCATACTGTCTTAACTAGGGCTGGTAAAGATGAATGGGCTTATATTGCAAATCTTACAGGGGTTGTGCTTGTACTTATGATGGTTATAAAAGAAATTAGTAATTTATTTAATGCTGTAAAGACTATGTTTAATCTTTATTAA
- the plsX gene encoding phosphate acyltransferase PlsX produces MKIVVDCMGGDNAPYSTVEGVVNAIKEFNIDIIATGDKNILEENFNKYEFDKTKLEIIHTSEIVLNEDKPVKAIRSKKDSSMVVALNLVKEGKADAIVSAGNTGALLAGGLFVLGRVKGIDRPALCTFLPNKEGMSILLDAGANADCKPRNLLEFGVMGSVYASKILDLDNPKVAIVNVGQEEGKGNELTKKSYDLLKANEDINFIGNVEARDISYGYTDVIVCDGFTGNVVLKVTEGVAMSVFSMLKETFLTNMKTKIGAMLLKNDLKQLKKNLDYSEYGGAPLLGVNGGLIKAHGSSNSKAIKNAIKQGIHFANGNVLNEIKFKIDKLGVDQIE; encoded by the coding sequence ATGAAAATAGTAGTTGATTGTATGGGAGGAGACAATGCTCCTTATTCTACAGTTGAAGGAGTAGTAAATGCTATAAAGGAATTTAATATAGACATAATAGCTACAGGGGATAAAAATATATTGGAAGAAAATTTCAACAAGTATGAATTTGATAAAACTAAATTGGAGATAATTCACACGAGTGAAATAGTATTAAATGAAGATAAACCTGTAAAGGCTATAAGAAGCAAGAAGGATTCATCTATGGTAGTAGCTCTTAACTTAGTTAAAGAAGGAAAAGCAGATGCTATAGTTTCTGCTGGAAATACTGGAGCGCTTTTAGCTGGAGGACTTTTCGTACTTGGTAGAGTAAAGGGCATAGATAGACCAGCACTATGTACTTTCTTACCTAATAAAGAAGGAATGTCTATACTATTAGATGCTGGTGCAAATGCAGACTGTAAGCCTAGAAACTTACTAGAATTTGGAGTTATGGGTTCTGTATATGCAAGTAAAATATTAGATCTTGATAATCCAAAAGTTGCTATAGTTAATGTGGGGCAAGAAGAAGGAAAAGGAAATGAGTTAACTAAAAAATCTTATGACTTATTAAAAGCTAATGAAGATATAAATTTTATAGGGAATGTAGAAGCAAGAGATATATCTTATGGCTACACAGATGTTATAGTATGTGATGGTTTTACAGGAAATGTTGTTTTAAAGGTTACAGAAGGAGTAGCTATGTCTGTATTTTCTATGTTAAAAGAGACTTTTCTAACTAATATGAAGACTAAGATAGGAGCTATGCTTTTAAAAAATGATCTTAAGCAACTAAAGAAAAATCTCGACTATAGTGAATATGGAGGAGCACCACTGCTTGGAGTAAATGGAGGTCTTATAAAAGCACATGGAAGCTCTAATTCTAAAGCTATAAAAAATGCAATAAAGCAAGGAATACATTTTGCAAACGGCAATGTTCTTAATGAAATAAAGTTTAAAATAGATAAATTAGGAGTTGATCAGATTGAATAA
- the fabG gene encoding 3-oxoacyl-[acyl-carrier-protein] reductase encodes MIDLKGRVALITGGSRGIGKSIAIKFASLGADIAINYTSREESALEVKKEIETMGVKCFIVKCDVSNFEDSQNMVSEVINEYGKLDILVNNAGITRDGLLMKMKEEDFDKVIAVNLKGVFNCTKAVTRPMMKQKYGKIINMASVVGVMGNAGQANYCASKAGVIGFTKSTARELASRNITINAIAPGFIESDMTKVLKDEVRASYESGIPMKKMGQTEDVANVAAFLASDMSSYVTGQTINVDGGMVMQ; translated from the coding sequence ATGATCGATTTAAAAGGTAGAGTTGCTCTTATAACTGGAGGCTCAAGAGGTATAGGAAAATCAATAGCTATAAAGTTTGCTTCATTAGGAGCTGATATTGCTATAAATTATACTTCAAGAGAAGAATCTGCACTTGAGGTTAAAAAAGAAATAGAAACTATGGGAGTAAAATGCTTTATTGTAAAGTGCGATGTATCTAATTTTGAAGACTCTCAAAATATGGTTAGCGAAGTTATAAATGAATACGGAAAATTAGATATATTAGTAAATAATGCAGGTATAACTAGAGATGGGCTTTTAATGAAAATGAAAGAAGAAGACTTTGATAAGGTTATAGCGGTAAATCTAAAAGGAGTATTCAATTGCACAAAGGCTGTAACTAGACCTATGATGAAGCAAAAGTATGGAAAAATAATAAATATGGCATCTGTAGTTGGAGTTATGGGAAATGCAGGTCAAGCAAATTACTGTGCTTCTAAAGCTGGGGTTATAGGTTTTACAAAATCAACAGCAAGAGAGCTTGCATCTAGAAACATAACTATAAATGCTATAGCTCCAGGATTTATAGAAAGTGATATGACTAAGGTATTAAAGGATGAAGTAAGAGCATCTTATGAAAGTGGTATACCTATGAAAAAAATGGGTCAAACAGAAGATGTAGCTAATGTAGCAGCATTTTTAGCTAGTGATATGTCTTCGTATGTAACAGGTCAGACTATAAATGTCGATGGTGGAATGGTAATGCAATAA
- the spoIIIAA gene encoding stage III sporulation protein AA, whose translation MNKLSEEIINSLSPKIKRFFISADYEFISNIEEIRLRVNRPLIVNLDNRDYFFNIKTNKFCDNDHNGYITTREDIEHTFQLICKYSIHSFLDDIKKGFITIKGGHRVGIGGKAIVEKDEIKNIKHISSLNIRVSREIKNCSKDVIKYIIKNSKEIYNTLIISPPQCGKTTLIRDIVRNISTGMDEHKFKGVKVAVIDERNEICGSYHGIPQKDVGIRTDTIESCPKDVGIMMVLRSMSPNVIVTDEIGSTKEIESLYSALNGGVSLITSVHGSGIEDVRNRKELNTLLDKELFKRVIVLSCKKGAGTIERIYDLEEKRWLFIA comes from the coding sequence ATGAATAAACTTTCTGAGGAAATTATAAATTCATTAAGTCCAAAAATTAAGCGGTTTTTCATAAGTGCTGATTATGAATTTATAAGTAATATAGAAGAAATAAGACTTAGGGTCAATCGACCGTTAATAGTTAACCTGGATAATAGGGATTATTTTTTTAATATAAAGACTAATAAGTTTTGTGATAATGATCACAATGGATATATAACTACAAGAGAGGATATAGAACACACATTTCAGCTTATATGTAAGTATTCTATACATTCATTCTTGGATGATATAAAAAAAGGGTTTATAACAATAAAAGGCGGACATAGAGTAGGTATTGGTGGAAAAGCTATTGTAGAAAAAGATGAAATAAAAAATATAAAACATATATCATCTTTAAATATAAGAGTATCAAGAGAAATAAAGAATTGTTCAAAAGATGTAATTAAATACATAATCAAAAACTCAAAGGAAATATACAATACGTTAATAATATCGCCTCCGCAGTGTGGGAAAACAACTCTTATAAGAGATATAGTTAGAAATATAAGTACAGGCATGGATGAGCACAAATTTAAAGGAGTAAAGGTTGCAGTTATTGATGAGAGAAATGAAATCTGTGGATCATACCATGGAATACCTCAAAAGGATGTAGGGATAAGAACTGATACAATAGAGTCTTGTCCTAAAGATGTGGGAATCATGATGGTTCTGAGAAGCATGTCTCCAAACGTAATAGTTACAGATGAAATAGGCAGTACTAAGGAAATAGAATCGCTATACTCTGCTTTGAATGGAGGGGTATCGCTTATAACATCTGTTCACGGGAGTGGAATAGAAGACGTTAGAAATAGAAAAGAGTTAAATACACTTTTAGATAAAGAATTATTTAAAAGAGTTATTGTACTATCTTGTAAAAAAGGTGCAGGTACAATAGAGCGGATATACGACCTAGAAGAAAAGAGGTGGTTATTCATTGCTTAA
- a CDS encoding stage III sporulation protein AF, which yields MNAIKQWISSILIAAFVINVIDILIPTGSFKKYINIVLNFIFIFIVITPVLNAVSKDMNIEDQMLKQFNEFQYEYNQELITKNSIDEEEIMSNYDNYLKQSINMKLEESGYELTDIETDEDGEKKLIIKDLKTSENSNNEAKEKIQLKENENYKQAFNELKNIEHKNIKEDLNKIFKISIEKIKIN from the coding sequence ATGAATGCTATAAAACAATGGATAAGTAGTATATTGATTGCTGCATTTGTTATAAATGTTATAGACATATTAATACCTACGGGAAGCTTTAAAAAATACATAAATATAGTTCTAAACTTTATATTCATATTTATAGTTATAACACCTGTTTTAAATGCAGTTTCAAAAGATATGAATATAGAGGATCAAATGCTAAAACAGTTTAATGAATTTCAATATGAATACAATCAGGAGCTTATAACTAAAAACTCGATAGATGAAGAAGAAATCATGTCTAATTACGATAATTATTTAAAGCAGAGTATAAATATGAAATTAGAGGAATCTGGATATGAATTAACTGATATAGAGACTGATGAGGATGGAGAAAAAAAATTAATTATAAAAGATTTAAAAACTAGTGAAAATAGTAATAATGAGGCTAAAGAAAAAATACAATTAAAAGAGAACGAAAATTATAAGCAAGCTTTTAACGAACTTAAAAATATTGAGCATAAAAATATAAAAGAAGATTTGAACAAAATTTTCAAAATATCTATTGAAAAAATAAAAATTAACTAA
- the spoIIIAE gene encoding stage III sporulation protein AE, whose product MKRRVFVGVLIMFFLMTNLAYAQNDSKGDINKYIDNQLKTIQIDRLQKTFENEQVFKNINLKSFIMDVMKGEKNILDIIDKGQVKNYLFKEIKFNFKILITVLILSLISAILKNLDNSFSGTAISKVSNYTVFVLLISITFIGYKDVLEIARVTIDNMVNFMQIAIPIEMAFLVTLGFPVTSASLSPIFLGGIVFINIVFKTFLMVIMALSFSILIINNISSNINLKRLYNFTKQISIFTVGFLLTIYLGIISIQGIYVTSFDKFSIKTIKFAVDFIPVVGGFVSDSIEILLSSSYLLKSVLGAAALVILIGICLIPIFKIVSIILVYKFSSIIVEPISDDSISTYLNEMANLMIIILSSVVAVGIMFFITIAILASIGNVTRM is encoded by the coding sequence ATGAAAAGAAGAGTGTTTGTTGGAGTTTTAATTATGTTTTTTTTAATGACAAATCTGGCATATGCACAAAATGACTCAAAAGGGGATATAAATAAGTACATAGACAACCAATTAAAAACTATTCAAATTGATAGGCTTCAAAAAACTTTTGAAAATGAGCAAGTATTTAAGAATATTAATTTGAAAAGTTTTATTATGGATGTTATGAAGGGTGAAAAAAACATATTAGACATAATAGATAAAGGACAAGTAAAAAATTATTTATTTAAAGAAATTAAATTTAATTTTAAAATTTTAATTACTGTATTAATTTTATCATTGATATCGGCAATACTTAAAAATTTAGATAATTCATTTTCAGGAACGGCTATAAGTAAGGTATCAAACTATACAGTTTTTGTACTATTGATATCAATAACATTTATCGGATATAAAGATGTTCTTGAAATAGCCAGAGTCACTATAGATAATATGGTTAATTTTATGCAAATAGCAATTCCTATTGAAATGGCTTTTTTAGTAACTCTAGGATTTCCTGTTACTTCAGCATCTTTAAGCCCCATATTTCTAGGAGGTATAGTTTTTATAAATATAGTGTTTAAAACATTTTTGATGGTGATAATGGCACTTTCATTTTCGATACTTATAATAAACAATATATCGAGCAATATAAACCTTAAGAGGTTATACAACTTTACTAAACAGATAAGCATATTTACGGTAGGCTTTTTGCTAACTATATACCTTGGGATAATATCTATTCAAGGAATATACGTTACTTCGTTTGATAAATTTTCTATAAAGACTATTAAATTTGCTGTTGATTTTATTCCGGTTGTAGGAGGGTTTGTATCTGATTCTATAGAAATACTTCTTTCATCATCATATTTATTAAAAAGTGTATTAGGAGCAGCAGCACTTGTAATACTAATAGGTATATGCTTAATCCCAATATTTAAGATAGTGTCTATTATACTTGTTTATAAGTTCTCATCTATAATTGTAGAACCTATATCTGATGATAGTATATCTACATATTTAAATGAAATGGCAAATCTTATGATAATAATTTTATCTTCAGTTGTTGCTGTTGGAATAATGTTCTTTATAACAATAGCAATACTTGCATCTATTGGAAATGTAACGAGAATGTAG